The Cyclopterus lumpus isolate fCycLum1 chromosome 6, fCycLum1.pri, whole genome shotgun sequence genome contains a region encoding:
- the lmod2a gene encoding leiomodin-2a has product MSTSGFRRELKEHEDVDEDELLAALSSEELQELERELAGLDDNVPTGLRQRDQTAKSPTGDYDRGALLKYWEDENRKLLEDQRTVRTTGQVGRPDNSRVTETAGDPDKTLDADGKKISLKGKKGSVPAKESEAEKKDECKAEAPMRSKGPQKESPSKGLKSESRRTETADRNPNATSDTASGNPTAVAETLERIRRDDPAVSEVNLNNIEDISQETLLRFTEALRANTHVRVFSLANTRADDRVALAVSGMLRENRFVRNLNVESNFVSGRGVLALLAALQHNRALVELRFHNQRHMCGGKVEMEMVQLLRENTTLLKLGYQFDLPGPRMTAIGILTRNQDQQRQRRLRQKEEQSPPEVSGQGPGSSAANGPPKETSQSSETVENQKRNLPLPPPASLDLPTRKISEMVKQHEGSNATKTPSNQKKTKSKKLKNGANEKESADILKDLKNALKPSLQKRRDEPSSRTAPPQMSSRDDLMAAIRESTVGSLKKVRLPLRPWI; this is encoded by the exons atgAGTACCTCTGGGTTCCGCCGGGAGCTGAAGGAGCACGAGGACGTGGACGAGGACGAGCTGCTGGCCGCCCTGTCCTCCGAGGAGCtccaggagctggagagggagcTGGCCGGCCTGGACGACAATGTGCCCACCGGCCTGAGGCAGAGAGACCAGACCGCCAAGTCCCCCACGGGGGACTACGACCGGGGCGCTCTGCTGAAGTACTGGGAGGACGAGAACCGGAAGCTgctggaggaccagaggacggTGAGG ACCACTGGA CAGGTGGGACGCCCAGATAACAGCAGGGTGACGGAGACCGCCGGCGACCCCGACAAGACGTTGGACGCCGACGGGAAGAAGATTTCTCTAAAGGGGAAGAAAGGGAGCGTCCCGGCGAAGGAGAGCGAGGCGGAGAAGAAAGACGAGTGTAAGGCGGAGGCTCCGATGAGGAGTAAAGGTCCTCAGAAGGAGAGTCCGTCAAAGGGCCTGAAGAGTGAATCGAGGAGGACCGAAACCGCAGACAGGAACCCGAACGCAACCTCCGACACCGCCAGCGGGAACCCTACCGCCGTCGCCGAAACCCTGGAGCGGATCCGGCGCGACGACCCTGCTGTGAGCGAGGTCAACCTCAACAACATCGAGGACATTTCCCAGGAGACCTTGCTTCGCTTCACCGAGGCCCTGCGCGCAAACACCCACGTCCGCGTCTTCAGCCTCGCAAACACCCGCGCCGACGACCGCGTGGCCCTCGCCGTGTCCGGTATGCTCCGCGAGAACCGCTTCGTCAGAAACCTGAACGTCGAGTCCAACTTCGTGTCTGGTCGGGGCGTCCTGGCGCTGCTGGCGGCGCTGCAGCACAACCGGGCGCTGGTGGAGCTGCGCTTCCACAACCAGAGGCACATGTGCGGCGGgaaggtggagatggagatggtgCAGCTGCTGAGGGAAAACACCACCTTGCTCAAGCTCGGCTACCAGTTCGACCTCCCGGGCCCGAGGATGACGGCGATCGGCATCCTGACGCGCAACCAGGACCAACAGCGGCAGCGGAGGCTCCgacagaaggaggagcagagtcCCCCGGAGGTGTCGGGACAAGGTCCCGGTTCATCTGCAGCAAACGGACCCCCAAAGGAGACGTCGCAATCTTCTGAGACTGTTGAAAACCAGAAGAGaaaccttcctcttcctcctcctgcgtCTCTAGACCTGCCAACGAGGAAGATCTCAGAAATGGTCAAACAGCACGAGGGCTCCAACGCGACGAAGACTCCGTCGAACCAAAAGAAGACAAAGTCAAAGAAGCTCAAGAACGGCGCCAACGAGAAGGAGAGCGCAGATATCCTCAAAGACCTGAAGAACGCCTTGAAGCCGTCGCTGCAGAAGAGACGAGATGAACCGTCGAGCCGGACGGCGCCGCCGCAGATGTCGAGCCGCGACGACCTGATGGCGGCGATCCGCGAGAGCACCGTCGGGTCCTTAAAGAAGGTAAGACTTCCTTTGAGGCC GTGGATCTGA
- the wasla gene encoding WASP like actin nucleation promoting factor a isoform X2 — MNNHPLPRRATNVGSILLTPQENECLFGYLGRKCATLCSAVVQVYGADRSCCWAKRCCGVACLVKDNLQRSYFIRVFDIKEGKTMFEQELYHNFSISSARSYFVSFTGDTCQIGLNFASEEEAKRFRAAINDLLNRRQRKTGPALHMATVDIKNPEINNVRFHSSQQHQQHQQPFQLNNMRGHSAPSRKDKKPKGKKKKLTKADIGTPSNFQHIGHVGWDPNTGFDLNNLDPELKNLFDMCGISEAQLKDRETSKVIYDFIEKKGGVEAVKNELRRQAPPPPPSRGGPPPPPPPPPHNSSAPPVPPPPPSRGGRGAPPPPPPSRAPASAPPPPPPSRPGTLGAPPPPPPPTRGGHQPTPPPHHHHQPPPIPPPPSSLHSSISPQAPPLPPPPLAQQSPVSGSAPAPPPPPPPPPPGPPPPAELDGGGGDSPHSPSPGGGTVALLEQIRGGTQLKKVEQNNRAPASGVGRDALLDQIRQGIQLKNVPDHPESGTPASAGIVGALMEVMQKRSKAIHSSDEDEDDDEDEDFEDDDEWDD, encoded by the exons ATGAACAACCACCCGCTGCCCCGCAGGGCGACCAACGTGGGCTCCATCCTCCTGACCCCGCAGGAGAACGAGTGCCTGTTCGGGTACCTCGGCAGGAAATGCGCC aCTCTGTGCTCGGCGGTGGTCCAGGTGTACGGcgccgaccggagctgctgctgggcgAAGCGGTGCTGCGGAGTGGCCTGTCTGGTGAAGGACAACCTGCAGAGGTCCTACTTCATCCGAGTGTTTGACATCAAG GAAGGGAAAACGATGTTCGAGCAGGAGCTTTACCACAACTTCTCCATCAGCAGCGCCAGGTCCTACTTCGTCTCGTTTACGGGAGAC aCCTGTCAGATCGGTCTGAACTTCGCCAGCGAAGAAGAGGCCAAAAGATTCAGAGCCGCCATCAACGACCTGCTTAACCGGCGGCAACGCAAGACgg gtccaGCTCTGCACATGGCCACGGTGGACATCAAGAACCCGGAGATAAACAACGTTCGGTTCCACAGctcccagcagcaccagcagcaccagcagccgTTCCAGCTCAACAACATGCGCGGCCACAGCGCGCCGAGCAGGAAGGACAAGAAGCCCaaaggcaagaagaagaagctcaccAAGGCCGACATCGGCACGCCGAGCAACTTCCA GCACATCGGTCACGTTGGCTGGGATCCAAACACAGGTTTTgat ctGAACAACTTGGACCCCGAACTGAAGAACCTGTTCGACATGTGCGGCATCTCCGAAGCTCAGCTGAAGGACCGAGAGACGTCCAAGGTCATCTACGACTTCATCGAGAAGAAGGGCGGCGTGGAGGCCGTCAAGAACGAGCTGAGGAGGCAGG cGCCCCCTCCGCCTCCTTCTCGCGGtggccccccccctcctcctcctccaccgccacACAACTCGTCTGCgccccctgtcccccctcctcccccgtccAGAGGAGGCCGCGGAGCCCCGCCACCCCCACCTCCGTCCAGAGCCCCGGCCtcggctcctccccctccgcctccctccagACCGGGAACTCTGGGTGCCccgcctcctccgcctccccccACCAGGGGAGGTCACCagcccactcctcctccccaccaccaccaccagcctcCTCCTATCCCACCTCCTCCGTCTTCCCTGCACTCCTCTATCTCCccacaagccccgccccttccACCTCCCCCGTTGGCCCAGCAGTCTCCGGTTtctggctccgcccccgctccaccacctcctccgccGCCTCCCCCTCCCGGCCCGCCTCCACCTGCGGAACTGGACGGCGGGGGCGGAGACTCTCCCCATTCGCCGAGCCCCGGCGGCGGGACTGTGGCGCTGCTGGAGCAGATCAGGGGAGGGACCCAGCTGAAGAAGGTGGAGCAGAACAACCGAGCGCCGGCCTCCGGCGTGGGACGGGACGCCCTGCTGGACCAGATCCGACAGGGGATCCAGCTCAAGAAC gtgccGGACCACCCGGAGTCTGGGACGCCGGCGTCGGCGGGCATCGTCGGCGCCCTCATGGAAGTGATGCAGAAGAGGAGCAAAGCCATTCATTCCTCAG ACGAAGACGAGGATgacgacgaagacgaggacTTCGAAGACGATGACGAGTGGGACGACTAg
- the wasla gene encoding WASP like actin nucleation promoting factor a isoform X1, with protein MNNHPLPRRATNVGSILLTPQENECLFGYLGRKCATLCSAVVQVYGADRSCCWAKRCCGVACLVKDNLQRSYFIRVFDIKEGKTMFEQELYHNFSISSARSYFVSFTGDTCQIGLNFASEEEAKRFRAAINDLLNRRQRKTEKRGDPNNGPALHMATVDIKNPEINNVRFHSSQQHQQHQQPFQLNNMRGHSAPSRKDKKPKGKKKKLTKADIGTPSNFQHIGHVGWDPNTGFDLNNLDPELKNLFDMCGISEAQLKDRETSKVIYDFIEKKGGVEAVKNELRRQAPPPPPSRGGPPPPPPPPPHNSSAPPVPPPPPSRGGRGAPPPPPPSRAPASAPPPPPPSRPGTLGAPPPPPPPTRGGHQPTPPPHHHHQPPPIPPPPSSLHSSISPQAPPLPPPPLAQQSPVSGSAPAPPPPPPPPPPGPPPPAELDGGGGDSPHSPSPGGGTVALLEQIRGGTQLKKVEQNNRAPASGVGRDALLDQIRQGIQLKNVPDHPESGTPASAGIVGALMEVMQKRSKAIHSSDEDEDDDEDEDFEDDDEWDD; from the exons ATGAACAACCACCCGCTGCCCCGCAGGGCGACCAACGTGGGCTCCATCCTCCTGACCCCGCAGGAGAACGAGTGCCTGTTCGGGTACCTCGGCAGGAAATGCGCC aCTCTGTGCTCGGCGGTGGTCCAGGTGTACGGcgccgaccggagctgctgctgggcgAAGCGGTGCTGCGGAGTGGCCTGTCTGGTGAAGGACAACCTGCAGAGGTCCTACTTCATCCGAGTGTTTGACATCAAG GAAGGGAAAACGATGTTCGAGCAGGAGCTTTACCACAACTTCTCCATCAGCAGCGCCAGGTCCTACTTCGTCTCGTTTACGGGAGAC aCCTGTCAGATCGGTCTGAACTTCGCCAGCGAAGAAGAGGCCAAAAGATTCAGAGCCGCCATCAACGACCTGCTTAACCGGCGGCAACGCAAGACgg AGAAGAGAGGTGACCCTAACAATG gtccaGCTCTGCACATGGCCACGGTGGACATCAAGAACCCGGAGATAAACAACGTTCGGTTCCACAGctcccagcagcaccagcagcaccagcagccgTTCCAGCTCAACAACATGCGCGGCCACAGCGCGCCGAGCAGGAAGGACAAGAAGCCCaaaggcaagaagaagaagctcaccAAGGCCGACATCGGCACGCCGAGCAACTTCCA GCACATCGGTCACGTTGGCTGGGATCCAAACACAGGTTTTgat ctGAACAACTTGGACCCCGAACTGAAGAACCTGTTCGACATGTGCGGCATCTCCGAAGCTCAGCTGAAGGACCGAGAGACGTCCAAGGTCATCTACGACTTCATCGAGAAGAAGGGCGGCGTGGAGGCCGTCAAGAACGAGCTGAGGAGGCAGG cGCCCCCTCCGCCTCCTTCTCGCGGtggccccccccctcctcctcctccaccgccacACAACTCGTCTGCgccccctgtcccccctcctcccccgtccAGAGGAGGCCGCGGAGCCCCGCCACCCCCACCTCCGTCCAGAGCCCCGGCCtcggctcctccccctccgcctccctccagACCGGGAACTCTGGGTGCCccgcctcctccgcctccccccACCAGGGGAGGTCACCagcccactcctcctccccaccaccaccaccagcctcCTCCTATCCCACCTCCTCCGTCTTCCCTGCACTCCTCTATCTCCccacaagccccgccccttccACCTCCCCCGTTGGCCCAGCAGTCTCCGGTTtctggctccgcccccgctccaccacctcctccgccGCCTCCCCCTCCCGGCCCGCCTCCACCTGCGGAACTGGACGGCGGGGGCGGAGACTCTCCCCATTCGCCGAGCCCCGGCGGCGGGACTGTGGCGCTGCTGGAGCAGATCAGGGGAGGGACCCAGCTGAAGAAGGTGGAGCAGAACAACCGAGCGCCGGCCTCCGGCGTGGGACGGGACGCCCTGCTGGACCAGATCCGACAGGGGATCCAGCTCAAGAAC gtgccGGACCACCCGGAGTCTGGGACGCCGGCGTCGGCGGGCATCGTCGGCGCCCTCATGGAAGTGATGCAGAAGAGGAGCAAAGCCATTCATTCCTCAG ACGAAGACGAGGATgacgacgaagacgaggacTTCGAAGACGATGACGAGTGGGACGACTAg